Proteins encoded together in one Helicobacter pylori window:
- a CDS encoding rhodanese-like domain-containing protein translates to MLEDYAISLEEVNFNDFIVVDVRELDEYEELHLPNATLISVNDQEKLADFLSQHKDQKVLLHCRAGRRALDAAKSMHELGYTPYYLEGNVYDFEKYGFRMVYDDTCDKKDKKN, encoded by the coding sequence ATGCTTGAAGATTATGCGATCAGTTTAGAAGAAGTCAATTTCAATGATTTTATCGTGGTGGATGTGCGCGAATTGGACGAATATGAAGAATTGCATTTGCCTAACGCTACGCTCATTAGCGTCAATGACCAAGAAAAGCTCGCTGATTTTTTATCTCAGCACAAAGATCAAAAAGTGTTGCTCCATTGTAGGGCTGGTCGTAGGGCTTTAGATGCGGCTAAAAGCATGCATGAATTAGGCTATACGCCCTATTATTTAGAGGGCAATGTCTATGATTTTGAAAAATACGGCTTTAGAATGGTCTATGATGACACTTGCGATAAAAAAGATAAAAAAAACTAG